In Treponema sp. OMZ 798, the following proteins share a genomic window:
- a CDS encoding CC/Se motif family (seleno)protein translates to MTINIDSKVLDYLKKIDSKAITIDLIGCASUGVGEPQPVVSPVEPKKDKEDFKLIKSGDIDVYVKNKINASNDTLFVKYKKVLFSEKLIVEGIVF, encoded by the coding sequence ATGACAATAAATATTGATTCCAAGGTATTGGACTATTTAAAGAAAATCGATTCTAAGGCAATAACTATTGACCTAATAGGTTGTGCTTCCTGAGGCGTTGGGGAACCCCAGCCGGTCGTGTCACCGGTAGAACCTAAAAAAGATAAAGAAGACTTCAAATTGATAAAATCGGGGGATATTGATGTTTATGTGAAAAATAAAATCAATGCATCCAACGATACTCTTTTTGTAAAATACAAGAAAGTATTGTTCTCCGAAAAATTGATTGTCGAAGGTATCGTTTTTTAG